From Haemorhous mexicanus isolate bHaeMex1 chromosome 13, bHaeMex1.pri, whole genome shotgun sequence, a single genomic window includes:
- the AAGAB gene encoding alpha- and gamma-adaptin-binding protein p34 isoform X2, which produces MAAAARPLALLTSCAAGFAPEELVKRITGKDDLTVGAITSGRVNFYPWTIDNKYYSADIHLCVVPNTFHVTGEIAEAVQAFVVYFDSTTKTGLEGVSEWLPLTEEWLPEVMILVCDRVSENGVSRQKAQEWCIKHGFELVELSPEELPDEDDDFPESTGVKRIVQALNANVWSNVVMKGDRTQGFGLLSTLAGANRSRGCEETPETESNPSPGEREESQSDGGEDGAGTHSLEPDSAADPMLDMDIQELASLTTRDGDLENFERLFSKLKEMKDKAATLPHEQRKLHAEKVAKAFWMAIGGDRDEIEGLSSDEEN; this is translated from the exons GTATCACAGGAAAAGATGACCTTACTGTGGGTGCCATAACAAGCGGCAGAGTGAATTTCTACCCCTGGACCATAGATAACAAATACTATTCTGCAGATATCCACCTCTGCGTGgtcccaaacacattccacgtGACTGGAGAGATCGCTGAGGCTGTGCAGGCGTTTGTTGTGTACTTTGACAGCACCACA AAAACTGGACTGGAGGGTGTCTCTGAATGGCTTCCCCTGACAGAAGAGTGGCTGCCAGAAGTGATGATCCTGGTTTGTGACAGAGTGTCTGAGAACG GTGTAAGCAGACAGAAAGCTCAAGAATGGTGCATCAAGCATGGCTTTGAGTTGGTagagctcagccctgaggagctgcccgATGAAGATG ATGATTTCCCCGAGTCCACGGGAGTGAAGCGCATCGTGCAGGCCCTCAACGCCAACGTCTGGTCCAACGTGGTCATGAAGGGTG ACAGGACCCAGGGCTTTGGTCTCCTCAGCACCTTGGCAGGAGCAAACAGGAGCCGTGGCTGTGAAGAGACCCCGGAGACAGAA TCCAACCCATccccaggagagagggaagaatcCCAGTCAGATGGTGGAGAGGATGGagctggcacacacagcctggagcctgacagtgctgcag ATCCCATGCTGGATATGGACATCCAGGAGCTGGCCAGCCTGACCACGAGGGATGGGGACCTGGAGAACTTCGAAAGGCTCTTCTCAAagctgaaagaaatgaaag aCAAAGCTGCCACGCTGCCTCACGAGCAGAGGAAGCTGCACGCAGAGAAG GTGGCCAAAGCCTTCTGGATGGCAATTGGAGGAGACAGGGATGAGATTGAAGGTCTCTCCTCGGATGAAGAAAACTGA
- the AAGAB gene encoding alpha- and gamma-adaptin-binding protein p34 isoform X3 codes for MAEQMHMEKEELTHKGSAGQATSFCPGITGKDDLTVGAITSGRVNFYPWTIDNKYYSADIHLCVVPNTFHVTGEIAEAVQAFVVYFDSTTKTGLEGVSEWLPLTEEWLPEVMILVCDRVSENGVSRQKAQEWCIKHGFELVELSPEELPDEDDRTQGFGLLSTLAGANRSRGCEETPETESNPSPGEREESQSDGGEDGAGTHSLEPDSAADPMLDMDIQELASLTTRDGDLENFERLFSKLKEMKDKAATLPHEQRKLHAEKVAKAFWMAIGGDRDEIEGLSSDEEN; via the exons ATGGCCGAGCAGATGCACATGGAAAAGGAGGAACTCACTCATAAGGGCTCAGCTGGACAAGCCACCTCCTTTTGCCCTG GTATCACAGGAAAAGATGACCTTACTGTGGGTGCCATAACAAGCGGCAGAGTGAATTTCTACCCCTGGACCATAGATAACAAATACTATTCTGCAGATATCCACCTCTGCGTGgtcccaaacacattccacgtGACTGGAGAGATCGCTGAGGCTGTGCAGGCGTTTGTTGTGTACTTTGACAGCACCACA AAAACTGGACTGGAGGGTGTCTCTGAATGGCTTCCCCTGACAGAAGAGTGGCTGCCAGAAGTGATGATCCTGGTTTGTGACAGAGTGTCTGAGAACG GTGTAAGCAGACAGAAAGCTCAAGAATGGTGCATCAAGCATGGCTTTGAGTTGGTagagctcagccctgaggagctgcccgATGAAGATG ACAGGACCCAGGGCTTTGGTCTCCTCAGCACCTTGGCAGGAGCAAACAGGAGCCGTGGCTGTGAAGAGACCCCGGAGACAGAA TCCAACCCATccccaggagagagggaagaatcCCAGTCAGATGGTGGAGAGGATGGagctggcacacacagcctggagcctgacagtgctgcag ATCCCATGCTGGATATGGACATCCAGGAGCTGGCCAGCCTGACCACGAGGGATGGGGACCTGGAGAACTTCGAAAGGCTCTTCTCAAagctgaaagaaatgaaag aCAAAGCTGCCACGCTGCCTCACGAGCAGAGGAAGCTGCACGCAGAGAAG GTGGCCAAAGCCTTCTGGATGGCAATTGGAGGAGACAGGGATGAGATTGAAGGTCTCTCCTCGGATGAAGAAAACTGA
- the AAGAB gene encoding alpha- and gamma-adaptin-binding protein p34 isoform X1, which translates to MAEQMHMEKEELTHKGSAGQATSFCPGITGKDDLTVGAITSGRVNFYPWTIDNKYYSADIHLCVVPNTFHVTGEIAEAVQAFVVYFDSTTKTGLEGVSEWLPLTEEWLPEVMILVCDRVSENGVSRQKAQEWCIKHGFELVELSPEELPDEDDDFPESTGVKRIVQALNANVWSNVVMKGDRTQGFGLLSTLAGANRSRGCEETPETESNPSPGEREESQSDGGEDGAGTHSLEPDSAADPMLDMDIQELASLTTRDGDLENFERLFSKLKEMKDKAATLPHEQRKLHAEKVAKAFWMAIGGDRDEIEGLSSDEEN; encoded by the exons ATGGCCGAGCAGATGCACATGGAAAAGGAGGAACTCACTCATAAGGGCTCAGCTGGACAAGCCACCTCCTTTTGCCCTG GTATCACAGGAAAAGATGACCTTACTGTGGGTGCCATAACAAGCGGCAGAGTGAATTTCTACCCCTGGACCATAGATAACAAATACTATTCTGCAGATATCCACCTCTGCGTGgtcccaaacacattccacgtGACTGGAGAGATCGCTGAGGCTGTGCAGGCGTTTGTTGTGTACTTTGACAGCACCACA AAAACTGGACTGGAGGGTGTCTCTGAATGGCTTCCCCTGACAGAAGAGTGGCTGCCAGAAGTGATGATCCTGGTTTGTGACAGAGTGTCTGAGAACG GTGTAAGCAGACAGAAAGCTCAAGAATGGTGCATCAAGCATGGCTTTGAGTTGGTagagctcagccctgaggagctgcccgATGAAGATG ATGATTTCCCCGAGTCCACGGGAGTGAAGCGCATCGTGCAGGCCCTCAACGCCAACGTCTGGTCCAACGTGGTCATGAAGGGTG ACAGGACCCAGGGCTTTGGTCTCCTCAGCACCTTGGCAGGAGCAAACAGGAGCCGTGGCTGTGAAGAGACCCCGGAGACAGAA TCCAACCCATccccaggagagagggaagaatcCCAGTCAGATGGTGGAGAGGATGGagctggcacacacagcctggagcctgacagtgctgcag ATCCCATGCTGGATATGGACATCCAGGAGCTGGCCAGCCTGACCACGAGGGATGGGGACCTGGAGAACTTCGAAAGGCTCTTCTCAAagctgaaagaaatgaaag aCAAAGCTGCCACGCTGCCTCACGAGCAGAGGAAGCTGCACGCAGAGAAG GTGGCCAAAGCCTTCTGGATGGCAATTGGAGGAGACAGGGATGAGATTGAAGGTCTCTCCTCGGATGAAGAAAACTGA